The Vigna radiata var. radiata cultivar VC1973A chromosome 6, Vradiata_ver6, whole genome shotgun sequence DNA segment AGGAAATGGaaacaaagttaaaagaaaaagtaaaaacaaaaaaacaaaaaaaaaaacaagtggaAGCCATGAAAGTTGAGCTTTTAAACAACTTCATATTTGCTTTTACTCAATTGCAAAATTGTCTTTAACGGTTCCAGATTTGAAAATTATCCAAGATCTTTAAAGAAGAGGTTATTGTTGAGgtatattatatacattttacaTTAAGCTGAATTAGATATTAAACAttagatttgttttattttgttgtagaAACAAAGTCAGACCAGtccagaaagaaaaaatatgataaaactaattttaattaatcttatttgttaACTAATTTTGTTAATCTTATTTTAGAACATGTCTTACTATTTTTCTGATCCATGAAATTAGAAAATCTTAATGTTGAAGTGACCGTACttgaaaaatatcttaatatactaaaatatcCATCCAATGTCTTTAACCTTTTATTGCAAagtatgtttataattttgttcttttggtTTGTTAATTAACAATGTTCATTAttacaaaagatttaaaaacatGCATAAAGGCACAAAAGTTGATTTAGAGAAATTGGGAAAGGTTAGTGAAGTGCATtgataaagtttaattatttaaagtcgTTACCCATTTGTTAATTAAcaattccttaaaaaaaatagcttCTTAAAAGGgctaataaaacatattaacgAAGAACttcttaagatttttttttttgacaaagtATTAATGtccgtaaaaaaaattatatgttaacGAAAATAAGGATGTAAAGAATAAGAAGATATGAGTTAAATATTTAGTGTTTGAATTTTGatgcaaaattataatttgtcaaaatctaaaactttggtatattttaatttttaaactttaaaagtttttttattaatatctgAGTAGATTACGTggtttgacatatttttattttaacatgtaAATATGCTTAacacgttaaattttttttaacataatttaattaaaatgattatatttttttttaagtgtgaGAATCTAAATGTatccataaattttaatttcgtttcaaaactaaaaatatatttaactcataaaatatttatatttacatataatttaataagtttttaaatatatggatacatatttaattttacctacattttatttttggctttctttctttcattaatcTCACAGacattgtttttcaaattcagcTAGGATTTATCACGGATTGGTAGTAAAACTTTATTTCCTGATCTTTTAAGTGTTATTACATTGAGTTTATATCatatttgcttttcttttcaacaAAGAGAAGAATATACTTTTATTGAGATATACCTATACTTTAAATTATCACAAGATACAAACCATGGTTAAAGCAAACACTTTAACCTAtatatgaagtttttttttttcctaaaacaAAACTTAGATAAAGTTTCTGATGTAGTTGATACTATTTATCTTTCATAAAAACGTAAaatgtgaaattaattttaactgtgaccAAATTATGTATAAAAGCAATACACGTGTGCTCATTATTAGTAAACAGAATCATAGTGTTATTAATCACTATTTatcagaaacaataaaaaaaaaatttgaataaactgCCATATCATCAATATTAGTTTCTCATGACAATCATGAATTCACAtgtttttaggaaaaaaaaattttaacaatttttttacaactttttaataaaacatattcattttaaataattttttaaaaataaattcaaacatactaaTAGTAACAGTGtccttctttttaaaaaaaattattaaaaaatattaaaaaaaaatattaaaatatcaaatatccATATCTAAAACAAAGCCAAAACAAGTATTTCTTAACAATAATTACGTGTTTACTTTCTTTCTGTACAGAACTGTCTATACACATATAATACAATCTCATCTCATAACATAGTactaaaaaaatcattcaatcaatAACAAACTTGAATTTGTCACAGTTTATAAAGGAATATTGATTCCTCTTACTACCAGTAATTACATTATGAGTTCCCAACAAAGGTAAAACATGAAGTaggaaaaaacatatatgtccGTCAAATTGCTGTACACTGTACAAATACTTGTTTCATCCGGAACCATCAAAAGAATAGCTCATGAAAGAAGGACAGTGAGAGGAAAAAAGGTATAACATGTGGAGAAAAGGAAGATGCAACAGCTGAGgaatagtaatagtaataggGGTAGTTAGGGCCAGAAATAACTGTAGGTTGTCCTGAACCTGATGAAGgagggttgttgttgttggacttgaaaggtggtggtggtggtggtggtggaggaggaggtTGTAAAGGCTTTGGAGGTGGTGGTAGTAGTAGTGATGGTGGAGGGAAGGTTAGAAGTGGAGAAGGGGGTGGATCATTTGATATTAAGAGAGGAGGGGGTGGTGGATATGATGTTAGAAGTGGAGAAGGTGGTGGATTTGATGTTGAGAGTGGAGGAGGAGAAGGGTATGATGTTAGGAGTGGTGGAGGAGGTGGATATGATGGTGGTGTGAGGTGTTGTTGTGGTGTAAGAGGTGAAGGAGGTGGATGGTTTGAATATGATGTGACAAGAGAAGGAGGAGGTTGTGAACATATGGTAGGACATGAGGCACATTCACTGATGCACAATGAACCAGTTGAAGGgttttcaatgttttcttcTGATGCCACCATGCATGCACACAAACCTAGCAACATCAATCCAACTTTTCTCATCAATGGAAACAGATCTTTTTGTCTGAATCTGCGATGTCCCATTTGATGAGGTAAATTGGAATGAGCTTGGAAGCATGGAAAATATGTATATGGTGTAAGTATTATATAGACAGAAACAATGGAAGAATTggtgaattttttatatagcGTGCATTTGGCATTTTGGCACTTTGCAAGTTTGAGTTATATTCTTTGATGCTTCCTTAAGAATGGCACGGTGGAAAAGTATTAATTCTCCCTACAATGGTTTATGtgagttatataaaaaatatgatgttttattgtttaaaagaGGTTGAATTTGAGCTAAGGTTTCTTATATAAAACTACAATGTTTGGTGAATTCAAGATATAAGGTAACAGAAATTGATTtgatcaattaaatatatttttagttaaaaagatTTGTGGAAGATGGAAAAcggtgaattttttttgttgcattGAATAGTTATGATATCgggttatttttattaaaaagactatacaaaatattattgagAAAATTTTTGTGAAAGTTAAATTGGAATCTATAAAAGTGGAAGGAGATAATTTGTGTAAATGTAAACTTTTAGAATTGAGATGATTCAATGTTTGTATTTTACGACaggaaaatatacttttaacattgtttttaaCTTGCATTATTAAGTTACTTTTATTGCTTGAACGTTTTAATTAGGCTTATTCAATTTGCTTATGTTCTttaaaaagtttcatttttatcatataggaaaaaaaagtttcaattagatcttaattttgaaaagtatttcAATTAACTTATCTTAAAATGAAATACTACCGACattaaattgaaatcaaaataataacaaaagatatGATATTAACACATGACacttataacttttattaaagcTTATATTTTACTTACAGTTTTgaaataactaatttttttctcttataatcGCTTTtgaataagtttatttaaacaaacaaaCGTAAAAACACCTCTTGTGATAGTGAGTTGAAATCTTATGAGAAAACTGGACAGCACATAAGTTTAAGAGTTAATAGTTTAAGCATTGAGATTGTAAAAGAAACTTGCACTATCTTTCTATCACAAAATCATGTAATATGAGTTTGTTAAAGTAACATAAAAGAGATCAagttaagattttaaaaaagtttgaagACATAATGCATTCATGATCTCTTGCAAGGccattttagggtttaggcATCATCTATTTGGATTAAAGGAAACTCTTTCGTTACAAGAAAGCTGCTGGAAACTAGCATTGCAACACAACAATGAGTGCTGCAAGGAGTTTACTGGAGTAAATGTTTCTACTCAAAATAACATGGCACAGCCATGATTCCATAATGGAACCTATTTTATGGATCCGATAGATGAGTTCTTGTAGGCGAGAGAGGAAGTTGAGGGTGACTATGATTCAGCTTGTTATGTGATGCTAACCCAAACTCTCTCAACTGATTAAGCTTTGGCACAACCACGGTTGCAAGATCAGGCCTGTCCTTTTTGCTGAGCTCTGCACATTTCAGTGACAGTTTGGCAAATTCAAGAGTCTCTTCAAGGGGCCAATCATTGATCGAAGGATCGAGCATTTCTGAAAATGTTCCCTCTTCAATGGCCTTCAGAACATGGTGAGCAAGCCCCATTGGAGCCTTGGCTGTGATGATTTGTAGAAGCATTATCCCCAATGAGTATACGTCTGATTTTGTTGTTAGCATCCCAGTTTGTTGGTACTCAGGGTCAATGTAACAAAAGGTTCCAGCAGCAGCAGTCAAGTGATATTGTGTGACAGAATCAGCCACAGAAGCTGGCACTAGTCTTGAAAGACCCACATCACTGATTTTGCTCACAAAATTCCTGTCCAAGAGAATGTTGGCAGGTTTGAGGTCCCTGTGCACAATTGGTTCTGGCTTTGTTTGATGAAGGAAAAGAAGTGCAGTTGCAATCTCAGCAGCTATTTCAAATCGTTTCCACCATGGAATTGGAGGGCTATCATTTTTCCTCAGTAATCTATCTTCTAAGCTACCATTCTCTAAGTACTCATACACTAAACATCCGTACTCAGGACATGCACCAATGAGGAGAACCATGTTAGGATGCCTTATGCTGCATAATACCTCAACCTACACATGTCAGAAGGATAATATATCTTCTTTAGCTTGCATAAACATGGATGTTCactataaatacttttatactGCTGATGAATTAAAAGTTGTATCGGTTAGAATAAGCAAAGTACATAAAAAAGTTAACGTAAATTTCTGGAATGACGAATTTATTACATACCTCTTGTTGGAACTGCCTCCTTCCGTGGGTAGCTTCagggttcaaaattttgattgcTACTTGGGTGTGATCAAGTTGGCCTTTAAAGACGGGTCCATATCCACCTTCACCTACTTTCAATGCTGGGGAGAACTTATGAGTGGCCTCTTCAACATCGCTTATACTGTATTTTCTGCATCGAATTTCCCTACATGCCAACTGATTCAATGCTCGATCCTTTTCATGTGCCTCTCTTCTGGCCTTCATCTCTGCATTAAATCTTCTCTGTGCTTCCTTTTCAACCATCTTAATGGCTTCCTCAGCTGCTTCCAATGCAGCTTTGGCTTTAACTTTCTCCTTTTCTGCCAATGCAAGTGCTGCCTCTTTAGACAACTTAGCCACCTCAGCTATACGTTCCTCGTCCAGTTTCCGTTGGTTAATCTCTTTAGCCTGCCAAGAACACCCTTTGAGTAATTTCATTTAACAACACTTCGTTGATTTCATCTAAGTGTAACATTCAAGCTCATTTAATCACTACCCTTGTTTTATCCTTA contains these protein-coding regions:
- the LOC106764300 gene encoding leucine-rich repeat extensin-like protein 1 translates to MGHRRFRQKDLFPLMRKVGLMLLGLCACMVASEENIENPSTGSLCISECASCPTICSQPPPSLVTSYSNHPPPSPLTPQQHLTPPSYPPPPPLLTSYPSPPPLSTSNPPPSPLLTSYPPPPPLLISNDPPPSPLLTFPPPSLLLPPPPKPLQPPPPPPPPPPPFKSNNNNPPSSGSGQPTVISGPNYPYYYYYSSAVASSFSPHVIPFFLSLSFFHELFF
- the LOC106763711 gene encoding U-box domain-containing protein 52-like isoform X2, which translates into the protein MCQGNNVQLKEAVIHDSDIVRGIVEYAQRNRVNTIVVGAGSSNKTSFARSLYLRSGSKKLKGHVSTGVMKSAPDHSSVFVISKGKIVGARPAIRPMVNMVQPPSEHAKSENRTHGIRSGSTNGRSERSLVLEMARSSSVGQSTEHRLIFCHSSDGTDSSKSNKLVSSDGIRQECDLSDSQFTEEMESEMKRLKLKLKQTMDMLSSACKEAVSAESKAKEINQRKLDEERIAEVAKLSKEAALALAEKEKVKAKAALEAAEEAIKMVEKEAQRRFNAEMKARREAHEKDRALNQLACREIRCRKYSISDVEEATHKFSPALKVGEGGYGPVFKGQLDHTQVAIKILNPEATHGRRQFQQEVEVLCSIRHPNMVLLIGACPEYGCLVYEYLENGSLEDRLLRKNDSPPIPWWKRFEIAAEIATALLFLHQTKPEPIVHRDLKPANILLDRNFVSKISDVGLSRLVPASVADSVTQYHLTAAAGTFCYIDPEYQQTGMLTTKSDVYSLGIMLLQIITAKAPMGLAHHVLKAIEEGTFSEMLDPSINDWPLEETLEFAKLSLKCAELSKKDRPDLATVVVPKLNQLREFGLASHNKLNHSHPQLPLSPTRTHLSDP
- the LOC106763711 gene encoding U-box domain-containing protein 52-like isoform X1 — its product is MSSNADSTTSQLLNVTMVAVDKGKSCAHAFRWTIKNIDNPVIIALHIKHKNITHQSIDAVPPDEDDVAHVFNHLRQMCQGNNVQLKEAVIHDSDIVRGIVEYAQRNRVNTIVVGAGSSNKTSFARSLYLRSGSKKLKGHVSTGVMKSAPDHSSVFVISKGKIVGARPAIRPMVNMVQPPSEHAKSENRTHGIRSGSTNGRSERSLVLEMARSSSVGQSTEHRLIFCHSSDGTDSSKSNKLVSSDGIRQECDLSDSQFTEEMESEMKRLKLKLKQTMDMLSSACKEAVSAESKAKEINQRKLDEERIAEVAKLSKEAALALAEKEKVKAKAALEAAEEAIKMVEKEAQRRFNAEMKARREAHEKDRALNQLACREIRCRKYSISDVEEATHKFSPALKVGEGGYGPVFKGQLDHTQVAIKILNPEATHGRRQFQQEVEVLCSIRHPNMVLLIGACPEYGCLVYEYLENGSLEDRLLRKNDSPPIPWWKRFEIAAEIATALLFLHQTKPEPIVHRDLKPANILLDRNFVSKISDVGLSRLVPASVADSVTQYHLTAAAGTFCYIDPEYQQTGMLTTKSDVYSLGIMLLQIITAKAPMGLAHHVLKAIEEGTFSEMLDPSINDWPLEETLEFAKLSLKCAELSKKDRPDLATVVVPKLNQLREFGLASHNKLNHSHPQLPLSPTRTHLSDP